The Flavobacterium sp. IMCC34852 genome contains the following window.
ATCTTTTAAAGTTGGGTTAACCACGTTTTGTTTTTCCAATTCCTTCATGATATCGCCGTAGAAAGTGTTGATTTTGTGGTTGCGTTTGGTGAGTTTAAAAACAACAGAAGTAATGACAAATTGGTCTTTGGCTTCTTGCTTGAAAACACTTTCCCTGTAACCAAAATTACATTCTTCTTTATTGAAAGTTTTGAGATCTTGCGTGGCAATATTTACCGCTTCACACGATACAAAAGTATCTTTGATTTCAGTACCGTAAGCACCGATATTTTGCACAGGAGTTGTCCCAACATTCCCCGGAATTAAAGACATATTCTCTAATCCACCGAAGTTTTGGTCGATGGTCCAAAGTACAAATTCGTGCCAGTTTTCACCCGCCATGCTTTCTACCCAAACGAAATCGTCATCTTCTTTGAGAATTCTTTTTCCTTTTAAATCAACATGTATGACCAAAGCTTGAATGTCTTGGGTTAACAACATATTGCTTCCGCCGCCTAGTATGAATTTTTTCTCGTTGGTATTTTCTTTTAAAACGGTTTTTAACTCTTCAACTGTGTGAACTGCAATAAATTGCTTGGCTTTGGCTTCAATACCAAAAGTGTTGTATTTTTTTAGGGAGAAATTAGTCTGGATTGGCATCATTTAAATCGGCTTATTGGTTTACAAAAGTAAACAATCCATCATTTAAACGAATTTCTTTTGGTAGTTTTTTTGCCAAACATGGAACATGAAAAGTGGCATGATGTAAGGAATAATTTTGGTATTGCCTTTTTGGATTTCGCTTACAATTTTTAGTCCGTTGAGGTTTTCCATAAAAGGCATTTCAAACATTTCACTTTGGGCAAAACTATTGAGTTCTTCTTTGAAAATAGGGTAGTCTGTCAAATATTTTCCCCAAGGTGCGCTCAAACCAATCTTTCTGAAATCGATGATTTCTTTCGGTAATTTGTCTTCCATCGTCGATTTGAGGATGAACTTTCCTTTTTTGCCGGTAAACATCCATTTGCTGTCTAAGGTTCCCAAACCGGCAACCAATCTTTGGTCTAAAAATGGCTCGCGGCATTCGATTGAAGTTCCCATGGTACAACGGTCGTTTCGGTCTAATAATGAGCATAAGTAGGTATGCTGGTCAA
Protein-coding sequences here:
- the murB gene encoding UDP-N-acetylmuramate dehydrogenase; amino-acid sequence: MPIQTNFSLKKYNTFGIEAKAKQFIAVHTVEELKTVLKENTNEKKFILGGGSNMLLTQDIQALVIHVDLKGKRILKEDDDFVWVESMAGENWHEFVLWTIDQNFGGLENMSLIPGNVGTTPVQNIGAYGTEIKDTFVSCEAVNIATQDLKTFNKEECNFGYRESVFKQEAKDQFVITSVVFKLTKRNHKINTFYGDIMKELEKQNVVNPTLKDVSNAVIAIRQSKLPDPKELGNSGSFFKNPIISKADFEKAHALHPEMPHYVVSETEVKVPAGWLIERAGFKGKRFGDAGIHKNQALVLVNYGNATGQEILAVSKDIQAAILKEFGIAIEAEVNVI